In Clostridium thermosuccinogenes, the genomic stretch TATGCGTGAAGTACATGGTGTAAGTGTTTCTCATCAGTCGGTATCAAATTATGCCGATGCTGTTGCCACAAACATTAAACCCTTCATTGACAACTACAAGTATGATCTCTCAGATTCCATCTGCGGGGATGAGACGTACATAAAGGTTCTGGGCAAATGGCATTACGTATTCTTTATATTCGACGCAGTAAAGAAGATTATCCTCTCATACCCCGTCTCTGCCAACCGTGATGTTAAAGCTGCAATTTATGCTCTTGACGAAGCATTGTCCAAGTTCGATAAGCTTCCTGAGGATCTTACCCTGATCTTTGACGGGAACCCTATTTACATGCTTGCTCAACACTATTTCGCCCAGTACGGCATCCACTTTGACATAAAGCAGGTAATCGGTCTTACCAACGACGACCCTATCTCCGAAGAATACAGGCCTTTAAAGCAGATCATCGAAAGGTTAAACCGCACCTTCAAGGGAAACTACAGACCCACCAACGGTTTTAACAACTATGCAGGTTCAGTATCCTTCCTTACACTGTTTGTAGCCTACTTCAACTTCCTAAGGCCTCATTCCTCTCTGGAAGGCAGGGTGCCGGTGGTCTTAGAAGAGCTCAAAGACCGGCCTAATATGCCTGCCAGGTGGGTTACACTCATTAAAATGTCCCAAGAATACATCAAAGCCCAACAATCTGCTTAAGGAACGAAATTCATCCTCTTATTTTTGTAGCATAGCATAGCAAAACAGTCGCCGCCGAACCTGTGGAGTTTGTGGGTAACCCGCTGATTTGAGGGGTGTGGGTAACTTGTGTGATAAAGTGTTGGCAACACGCTTTTCGTTGCCAATGCTTTATCCACTTGTTATCCATGCCTCGGGCGGGTTATCCATCAAATCCACAGGTATTATATTCCCATGGTTTTTCTTGTTGCTTATTTGGTTTCCAATGTGCATATTTGGTAAATACTCTCATTTCTGGCGTCAAAATTTTATTCTTTCATAGAACTTTTGACACTACCATCCAATTTTACTCCCGCAGCCTCAAGATCGCTTTTCACCATCATAGCAACCAATTCTTCAAAGGACACCCTGGGTTTCCAGCCCAGCTTGTTTTTTGCCTTCGTGGGATCTCCCAAAAGCAAATCTACTTCTGCTGGCCTGAAAAACTCACTGCTCACCCTGACCAGTTCCCTACCGGTATCCTTATCAACACCCTTTTCATCCAGACCTTTTCCTGTCCAGATCAGGTTGATCCCGACATTCCTGAATGCCAGTTCGCAGAATTCCCTTACTGTATGTGTTTCTCCGGTTGCAA encodes the following:
- a CDS encoding DDE-type integrase/transposase/recombinase translates to MCALFSKGSVRKYYDEPVRKPYRKLVVDTMPIIETLEKLDYKQLISNHLKETGKLITPITRRKASTVPDTMACPRCGAPHEYLYDNTGGKGQYLCKVCKCTFNKKNRYLKNLIFLCPHCGRTLELKKERKDFNVHKCTNSKCPYYLDRLNSMSEEDKQRYKSSPHDFKLHYIYREFDIDFEPLVRKPSQPPSVDISRLYVSPHVLGLILTYHVNFGLSTRMTAALMREVHGVSVSHQSVSNYADAVATNIKPFIDNYKYDLSDSICGDETYIKVLGKWHYVFFIFDAVKKIILSYPVSANRDVKAAIYALDEALSKFDKLPEDLTLIFDGNPIYMLAQHYFAQYGIHFDIKQVIGLTNDDPISEEYRPLKQIIERLNRTFKGNYRPTNGFNNYAGSVSFLTLFVAYFNFLRPHSSLEGRVPVVLEELKDRPNMPARWVTLIKMSQEYIKAQQSA